The following are encoded in a window of Magnolia sinica isolate HGM2019 chromosome 11, MsV1, whole genome shotgun sequence genomic DNA:
- the LOC131219553 gene encoding uncharacterized protein LOC131219553 encodes MATVEVQSATTALSETNPTEELTETQKTTSVEEETVAPTEETVAPTEETVAEEPKEVATADATAVEPAAPESEVQEETETKEVVEEAAKPAEAEPEVEKTEEVAEEAAPEPAAEETVEVKESVDVPEAPAEVVATQEEKPAEEEASKEETPAEKSAE; translated from the exons ATGGCCACAGTGGAG GTTCAATCGGCGACGACTGCATTGTCAGAGACGAATCCAACGGAGGAATTGACAGAGACCCAGAAGACCACATCAGTGGAGGAGGAGACAGTGGCCCCCACTGAAGAGACGGTGGCCCCCACGGAAGAGACGGTGGCCGAAGAGCCCAAAGAGGTGGCGACGGCGGATGCCACCGCAGTGGAACCAGCCGCACCAGAGAGTGAAGTCCAAGAGGAGACTGAGACTAAGGAAGTGGTAGAAGAGGCTGCAAAGCCCGCCGAAGCGGAACCAGAAGTGGAAAAGACTGAAGAAGTGGCTGAAGAGGCAGCACCGGAGCCGGCGGCGGAGGAGACCGTAGAAGTTAAGGAATCTGTCGACGTACCGGAGGCTCCGGCGGAGGTGGTAGCCACCCAAGAGGAGAAGCCAGCTGAGGAGGAAGCTAGCAAGGAAGAAACTCCAGCTGAAAAGAGTGCAGAGTAG